In the Desulfitobacterium hafniense DCB-2 genome, GGTAAACTATTAAGATAATCATTGTTTTAACCAAGACCTTATGAGTTTTAAAAAGAAAGGAAAAGGCTATGAGAAATTCCAAGGGCAAGCTTATCCTCGCTGCAATTTGGATAGCGTTCACTTTAATCTCTTATTATTTTGCACTCGTCCCTATTAACCTGCAGTCGCCCGGTTTCTGGGTATTTTTGATTTACGTTCTAGGGGTAGGTGCCGGGCTGTTTTTGCTTCATCAAGTATTTGTTGAAAAGAGGCTCACCCTCACCAAGCATATCGGTTCCTATCTCGTTATGGCTACCTTGCTTGTGACTATCGTAGGGGGGATTATGCTCCTTTACTCCCTGCCCGTCTTCCATGCCAAAGCTTATGCCAATCTCATTGACAAGCAGGAAGGGGATTTTGCCAAGGATGTAGAGGAACTACCTATTAATCAAATTCCCACGGTAGACCGGGATACGGCCTTGAGACTTGGGGATCGAAAAATGGGTGAGATCGTCGAACTGGTCTCCCAATTCAATGTGGCACCCGATTACACCCAAATCAATTATCAGGGAAAGCCGGTCCGTGTGTCTCCACTGGAGTATGCAGACTTCTTCAAATGGCTGAGCAACACCAAAGAAGGACTTCCCAGCTATATCAGGGTGGACATGGTCACTGGAAACGTGGAGCTCGTTACTCCGGAACAGAGCATCAAATACTCCGAGAGTGAACTCTTTTTTGAAAATGTGCGGCGTTATTTGCGCATGCATTATCCGATGGCTATTTTTGGTGATTTCAGCTTTGAAGTCGATGAGCAAGGGGTACCTTATTGGATTGTCTCTGTGCGGCATAATACCATCGGACTTTTCGGAGGAACGGATATTAAGGAAGCTATCATGCTTAATGCGACCACCGGCGAACATCAGAAGCTTAAATTAGAAGAGGTTCCGGAATGGGTGGACCGGGTCTATGATGCCGACCTTGTGGTGGGTCAGGTCAATTATAACGGCCGCTATCAAAACGGCTTCATCAACTCAATTTTTGGTCAGAAGGGTGTTCTTGCCACCACCGAAGGGTATAATTACCTGGCTCTTCACGATGATGTGTATCTGTATACGGGGATCACTTCCGTGGTACGGGATGAGTCCAACATCGGATTTATTCTGATCAATATGCGGACAAAAGAAACAACCTTCTATGGCATTCCCTCGGCCGAAGAGTATTCAGCTATGGGCAGTGCACAGGGGGCAGTTCAGGAAAAAGGCTATGTATCTACGTTTCCTCTTCTCCTCAATATTGAAGGGAATCCGGTCTATTTTATGTCTCTGAAGGATGCGGCAGGGTTGATCAAGATGTATGCCCTGGTGGATGCTCAGAATTACCAGAAGGTTGTCGTGGGCAATACTCTTGAAGAGGCCTTGAGAGCATTTACCGGCCGATCGGGAACGGTGACAGAAACCACGCCTGAGGAACCAAAAGAGGAATTCGACATCCAAGGGAAGATCACGGATATACAGAATGTGGTTATGGATGGCAACACCTATTTCTATATTCTTCTCGACGGCCGGAGCGACATCTTTGTCGCCAGCATCAAGGTCTCGGAGAAGTTACCTTTCTTAAAGATTGGTGATGAAATCCAAGGCCGCTATGTGGAGAAATATAAGGGTGTGCATGAGATAATGAGGCTGCAATAGAGGTAGTAATTAAGGTACAGGGGATTTTAAGATTCCTGTCCCTGACCATACCCGATTGAGGATAAAGCCAAAAAGGAGTATCGCCCTGCTCGATCATGAGCAGGGCGATGCTCTTTTTTATGCCTTGCCTTGGCAATGAAAAGGGAATAAGGGGGCTTAGCCTACCAATTGCACCTGGTAGGCTTCAAACCAATAGTCCAGCTGCACCAGCCAAGCCAGCAATTGCGGAAGCCCCATCAACTGGCCAAACCAGGTGTTATTTCCAGGACTTATAAGGCGATTGAGCACATCCTTTTGCAATAGCTCTGCCAGCATGCCGCTGCCGGAGTCCAGCCGCTTCCGGAAAAGATGGAATACCAGCTCTTCATAATGAGGATCATGGGTTTTAGGGAAGGGGCTTTTTTTACGATAGAGGATTTTAGGAGGCAGATAGTCCTGCATGGCGGCCCGAAGCAGTGCCTTTTCGACGCCATCCTTGAATTTAATCTCCCATGGCACATTATAGACGTACTGAACCAAGCGGTGATCGGAGAAAGGAACCCGGACTTCCAAGCCCGAAGCCATGCTCATGCGATCTTTGCGTTCCAGCAAGGAGGTCATAAAGTAATTAATGGAAAGCCAGCTGGCGATGCGGGAGTTCTGCATAGTCTCCGACTCATCTGGAAGCAAGGGGCAGGCCTCGACGCTCCGGCGGTAAATCTCCGAAGTGTACGCAAAGCCCTCCTGGGGGCGAACCAGTTCAGGCTTGAACAGACTAATCCGGGCATGGGGTTCGTGGATCCAAGGGAAAAACCCCCGTGTGAGCATTTCCGGACGATAAAACCAGGGGTAGCCCCCGAAGACTTCATCAGAGCATTCTCCGGATAAAGCCACCGTGTGGTGTTCTTTTACCTGACGGCAATAAAAGAGCAGGGAGGAATCGATATCTGCCATGCCGGGATAGTCCCTATACCTTACGGCTTCATCCAGGTAGTCCACCAAATGCTCCTTTTTAGCGGTCAGAATCTGATGCTGTGTGTGCAGGTGCTGAGCCAGATAAACGGCAAACTCGTCATCACTTTGCGGTTGGAAAAGAGTCTGCTTAAAATGGTCTTTATTGCCTTCATGTTCAAAGGAATAGGTAGCAAGCTGCCGTCCTTCGGCTTGATATTTTTGCGCTGCCACGGCGGTGATGATTGAAGAATCCAATCCTCCGGAAAGGAAAGTGCAAAGAGGGACATCGGAGACCAGCTGACGTTCAATGGCATCCACCAACAGATCCCGGGTGGTGGCGACGATAGCAGCTTCGCTGTCCTGATTCTCATAAGCCTCCATGGTCCAGTATTTGGCGATCTTCAACTCTGCTTCAGATGCTCCTGGGGCAAGGCTATAGAAAGCATGGGAGGCGGTGGGCAATTCGAAGATATCCTTAAAGATGGCGGTGCCTTCCTCTTTGACAGGCATCATATAGAGGAGCTGCCATAAACCCTGGTAATCCAGACGGGGTTTCACTTGAGGGTGCTTGAGGAGGGCTTTGATCTCCGAAGCGAAAAGAAGAGCGCCCTCTACAAAAGTGTAGAAGAAGGGTTTGACGCCGAAGCGGTCACGGGAAAGATAGGTCTTTTTTTCTTTAGAATCGTAGATTACAAAGGCGTAAATGCCGTTTAATTTGCTGGAGCATTGTTCTCCCCAGATGATATAGGCATAGAGCACTACTTCCGTATCACAGTAAGTTTTGAACTTAACTCCGTGCTCAAGGAGCTCTTGCCGTAAATCTGCGGTGTTGTAAAGTTCGCCGTTGTAAACAATGGTATAGTCGTATCCCTGATGGGTGGCGGTCATGGGCTGCCGGCCTTTTTCAATATCGATAATGGCTAAACGGTTATGTTGAAAAGCAAAATGTTCTCCGTATTCAAGGCCGTTTTGGTCCGGACCCCGATGAATTAAAGTCTTCCCCATAGTGCTAAGGCATTGTATCTCCTGGGGAGAAATCTTCCGTTTAAAATTTACTAATCCAAGAATGGAGCACATCAATAAACACCTCGCAAACAAAAATGACAAAGGAGTACCTGGCCGAGTACTCCTTTGTCTCTGAATTAATATATGTGAGGGAGCAGGAACTGTGCTTAGATGATGATGAAAATAATTTTCATTCCGGTATAAGATTCGATCATGAATACAGCATGCATAAACCCCTTGTATTGACAGAGGAGTTTCCCAAAGTATATGATGAAGCGTAGGGTTTTTGTGGAGAGAAGAATTGATAATTTAGTGTGGATTAGGTATAGAACAAAGGCGTTCTAAGGACCCTAATAGGGATCTTAGTGCGCCCTTTTTGTACTATCAGGATGTTGTTTGTCGGTCGAATAGTTTACTTATTTTGAAAGGAGAGCTTAATATGGGGTTTACCAAAGAAGAGTGCCTTAAGTATGTGCAGGAAAATGATGTCCGCTTTATCCGTATGCAATTCACAGATATTTTTGGCCAGATGAAAAATATTGCCATAACCCACAACCAGCTTGCTCAGGCTTTGGACGAGGGAGTGCTGTTTGACGGCTCGGCGATCAAAGGATTTGCGGGAGTTGAGGCTTCGGATATGCTTCTTCTTCCTGATCCCAGTACATTTACCCTTATTCCCTGGCGTCCTCAGCAGGGGAAGGTAGCCAGGATCATCTGCGATGTTAAGAATCACGATGGCTCTCAATTCGAGGGGGATCCGCGCTATATTCTTAAGCGAACCCTGCAAAAAGCCCACGACTTAGGCTATGTATTTCAGGTAGGCCCAGAGTGTGAATTCTTTTTATTCCATACGGATGAGGAAGGACAGCCTACCACAATAACTCATGATGCTGCCGGCTATTGTGATCTGGCTCCTATCGATCAGGGAGAAAATACCCGGCGGGAAATTTGTTTGGTGCTGGAAGAGATGGGGTTTGAAATCGAGACATCCCACCATGAATCCGCAGCGGGGCAGCATGAAATCGACTTTAAATATACCGATGCCTTGACGGCGGCGGATCATATCATGACCTTCAAATATGTGGTGAAAATTGTCTCCCAAAGGAATGGTCTTCATGCCACCTTTATGCCTAAGCCTCTCCACGGCGTCAATGGTTCGGGGATGCACATCAATATGTCCTTAGCCAAAGAGGGGAGGAATGTATTTATTCACCCGGAAAATCCCGGAGAGCTCTCGGAAACAGCGAAGCAATTCATTGCCGGATTGCTGGAGCATATCAAGGGGAT is a window encoding:
- the asnB gene encoding asparagine synthase (glutamine-hydrolyzing), whose protein sequence is MCSILGLVNFKRKISPQEIQCLSTMGKTLIHRGPDQNGLEYGEHFAFQHNRLAIIDIEKGRQPMTATHQGYDYTIVYNGELYNTADLRQELLEHGVKFKTYCDTEVVLYAYIIWGEQCSSKLNGIYAFVIYDSKEKKTYLSRDRFGVKPFFYTFVEGALLFASEIKALLKHPQVKPRLDYQGLWQLLYMMPVKEEGTAIFKDIFELPTASHAFYSLAPGASEAELKIAKYWTMEAYENQDSEAAIVATTRDLLVDAIERQLVSDVPLCTFLSGGLDSSIITAVAAQKYQAEGRQLATYSFEHEGNKDHFKQTLFQPQSDDEFAVYLAQHLHTQHQILTAKKEHLVDYLDEAVRYRDYPGMADIDSSLLFYCRQVKEHHTVALSGECSDEVFGGYPWFYRPEMLTRGFFPWIHEPHARISLFKPELVRPQEGFAYTSEIYRRSVEACPLLPDESETMQNSRIASWLSINYFMTSLLERKDRMSMASGLEVRVPFSDHRLVQYVYNVPWEIKFKDGVEKALLRAAMQDYLPPKILYRKKSPFPKTHDPHYEELVFHLFRKRLDSGSGMLAELLQKDVLNRLISPGNNTWFGQLMGLPQLLAWLVQLDYWFEAYQVQLVG
- the glnA gene encoding type I glutamate--ammonia ligase, producing the protein MGFTKEECLKYVQENDVRFIRMQFTDIFGQMKNIAITHNQLAQALDEGVLFDGSAIKGFAGVEASDMLLLPDPSTFTLIPWRPQQGKVARIICDVKNHDGSQFEGDPRYILKRTLQKAHDLGYVFQVGPECEFFLFHTDEEGQPTTITHDAAGYCDLAPIDQGENTRREICLVLEEMGFEIETSHHESAAGQHEIDFKYTDALTAADHIMTFKYVVKIVSQRNGLHATFMPKPLHGVNGSGMHINMSLAKEGRNVFIHPENPGELSETAKQFIAGLLEHIKGITAVANPLVNSYKRLTPGYEAPVHIAWSPMNRSPLLRVPSPRGAGTRLELRSPDPSCNPYLTLALLLEAGLDGLQREMKVPEPVNENIYNLTPEQEKALSLERLPSNLLLALEEMEKDPLIQATLGRHIFTKYIAAKAREWKAYDEMVHQWEIDSYLKIY